The following are encoded together in the Dyella terrae genome:
- a CDS encoding DUF1330 domain-containing protein, whose amino-acid sequence MPAYVHVNLRIKDPARQAALAPLFQAALQAAGGRILHFGPVAQILEGDVAPLPMAGIFEFATLADALAFYQSPEYAPIKVERDAAQEARMFVVDAG is encoded by the coding sequence ATGCCGGCCTATGTCCACGTCAATCTGCGTATAAAAGACCCAGCCAGGCAAGCCGCATTGGCGCCGCTCTTTCAGGCGGCGCTACAGGCAGCGGGCGGCCGTATCCTGCATTTCGGGCCGGTGGCCCAGATTCTGGAAGGCGATGTGGCGCCATTGCCCATGGCGGGCATCTTCGAGTTCGCGACCCTGGCCGACGCGCTGGCGTTTTATCAGTCGCCGGAGTACGCGCCTATCAAGGTTGAGCGCGACGCGGCGCAGGAAGCACGCATGTTTGTGGTCGACGCAGGCTGA
- a CDS encoding MarR family winged helix-turn-helix transcriptional regulator, giving the protein MTEASDLYRRVETECPAFQARVTARALTRYYNACFRPVGITAEQFSLLVGIGGSHEPTLAELAARAGVDATTLSRSVKSLEQRNLVRSHGGQGRAGKRLILTDEGRRLMDDSMGIWERARGQLAEALGEEASRVAGSVMSQLAVAAQAAVSAISPTDSSDA; this is encoded by the coding sequence ATGACAGAGGCTTCCGATCTCTATCGCCGCGTTGAAACGGAGTGCCCAGCCTTCCAGGCCCGGGTCACCGCGCGGGCGCTCACGCGCTACTACAACGCCTGCTTTCGACCCGTGGGCATCACCGCAGAGCAATTCAGTCTTCTCGTCGGGATTGGCGGCAGCCATGAGCCAACGCTCGCTGAGCTGGCGGCTCGGGCAGGGGTAGACGCCACCACGCTTAGCCGCAGCGTGAAGAGTCTTGAGCAGAGAAATCTCGTGCGCAGCCACGGCGGGCAGGGCCGAGCCGGCAAACGCCTGATACTTACGGACGAAGGGCGCCGACTGATGGACGACTCCATGGGCATCTGGGAGCGCGCCCGGGGCCAGTTGGCTGAGGCGCTCGGCGAGGAGGCTTCGCGTGTAGCGGGGAGTGTCATGTCCCAGCTTGCAGTTGCTGCGCAGGCTGCGGTCTCGGCCATCTCACCAACCGATTCCTCAGATGCCTAG
- the sufT gene encoding putative Fe-S cluster assembly protein SufT has protein sequence MSGFSLSSEPFTLERDCQAVMVPQGEVVSLPAGQIGYITQALGGSFTVYVEGNLFRIAGNDADALGKEPPPAIELASDATDADVEALVWQQLRTVFDPEIPINVVELGLVYDVSIEHPAPDQRKVYVKMTLTAPGCGMGDILVDDVRTKLELIPTVTEADVDLVFDPPWNHSMMSDAAKLETGML, from the coding sequence ATGAGCGGTTTCAGTCTTAGCAGCGAACCTTTCACTCTGGAGCGTGACTGTCAGGCAGTCATGGTGCCGCAGGGCGAAGTGGTGAGCCTGCCCGCCGGCCAGATCGGCTACATCACCCAGGCGCTGGGCGGCAGCTTCACCGTGTATGTGGAAGGCAACCTGTTCCGCATCGCCGGCAATGATGCCGACGCGCTGGGCAAGGAGCCGCCGCCGGCCATCGAACTGGCCAGTGATGCCACGGATGCCGACGTCGAGGCCTTGGTGTGGCAGCAACTGCGCACGGTGTTCGATCCGGAAATCCCGATCAACGTGGTCGAGCTGGGCTTGGTCTACGACGTGAGCATCGAGCATCCCGCGCCGGACCAGCGCAAGGTCTACGTGAAGATGACGCTGACTGCGCCCGGCTGCGGCATGGGCGACATCCTCGTGGATGACGTGCGTACCAAGCTCGAGCTCATTCCCACCGTGACCGAGGCGGACGTGGACCTGGTGTTCGATCCGCCGTGGAACCACTCCATGATGTCGGACGCGGCCAAGCTCGAAACCGGCATGCTTTGA
- a CDS encoding YdcH family protein: MFQRHNELDQVIKNMETGSAPAGDMAIEQMKKEKLLLKDQIYVILRKASVA; this comes from the coding sequence CTGTTCCAGCGTCACAACGAGCTGGATCAGGTGATCAAGAACATGGAAACCGGGTCCGCGCCGGCCGGTGACATGGCGATCGAGCAGATGAAGAAAGAGAAGCTGCTCCTGAAGGATCAGATCTACGTGATCCTGCGCAAAGCCTCCGTAGCTTGA
- a CDS encoding S53 family peptidase: MTVRIDLRGKAFRKALLPLAMSFAMAGSLHATTNDGWVGVRTQAAMTRNAAPGTAATAAVATNNSWTLSMHGSPKVDAATVSPLEASKPMHVALSLNMRNVNELETFLHAVNDPASPQFHHFLTPAQFKARFAPSDAQVAQVVAHLSQSGFSNVRVSPNNMLVEADGNANSVNAAFRTTMRTFKFGGKQRIANDAAVQVPQALGGIVDSVLGLQNLNVPHTMHHIVGPVHAGTNSVGIQATGTQTSHSPTDFPKVYDAGSTPTASNTKVGIITWGDLTQTITDLNTFTSGAGMSTVNTQVVKTGTSAYADDPNGDGEWNLDSQTITGTSGGVNTLIFYTAPNCDANDSCLTDAAITASYNRAVTDNIAKVINVSLGEDESAANSSGTQAADDKIFAQAVAQGQTFSIASGDAGVYQWSSDPTEGAPGYVANSSGTVEISLSHYSVSEPASSPNVVAVGGTTLSTSGTTWAGKRCGTKALRLSIPPMGTTTSACGPPAAA, from the coding sequence ATGACTGTTCGTATCGATTTGCGGGGAAAAGCGTTTCGCAAGGCACTGCTGCCGCTGGCGATGTCGTTCGCCATGGCAGGTTCGCTGCACGCGACCACCAATGACGGTTGGGTCGGCGTGCGTACGCAGGCAGCCATGACGCGCAATGCAGCGCCTGGCACGGCAGCAACTGCAGCCGTCGCGACCAACAACAGCTGGACACTGAGCATGCACGGCTCGCCGAAGGTTGATGCCGCCACGGTGTCGCCGCTGGAGGCAAGCAAGCCGATGCACGTGGCGCTCAGCCTCAACATGCGCAACGTGAATGAGCTGGAAACTTTTCTGCATGCGGTGAACGATCCTGCCAGCCCGCAGTTCCACCATTTCCTGACGCCGGCGCAGTTCAAAGCACGCTTTGCGCCGAGCGACGCCCAAGTGGCACAGGTGGTTGCGCACCTGAGCCAGTCCGGTTTCAGCAACGTACGTGTGTCGCCCAACAACATGCTCGTCGAAGCGGACGGCAACGCGAACTCGGTGAACGCGGCATTCCGCACCACCATGCGCACGTTCAAGTTCGGTGGTAAGCAGCGCATCGCGAACGATGCGGCGGTACAAGTGCCGCAGGCGCTGGGCGGCATCGTCGATTCGGTACTCGGCCTGCAGAACCTCAACGTGCCGCACACCATGCACCACATCGTGGGACCGGTGCATGCGGGTACGAACAGTGTGGGTATCCAGGCCACGGGTACGCAGACCTCGCACAGCCCGACGGATTTCCCCAAGGTCTATGACGCAGGCAGCACGCCGACGGCATCCAATACCAAGGTCGGCATCATCACCTGGGGTGACCTGACCCAGACCATCACCGACCTCAACACCTTCACCAGCGGCGCCGGCATGAGCACGGTGAACACGCAGGTGGTGAAGACTGGCACCAGTGCTTACGCAGACGATCCGAACGGTGACGGCGAATGGAATCTGGACAGCCAGACCATCACCGGTACTTCGGGTGGTGTGAACACGCTGATCTTCTACACGGCACCCAACTGCGACGCGAACGACAGCTGCCTGACCGACGCTGCTATCACCGCCTCGTACAACCGCGCGGTGACCGACAACATCGCCAAGGTCATCAACGTCTCGCTGGGCGAGGACGAGTCCGCGGCCAACAGTTCGGGCACACAGGCGGCCGACGACAAGATCTTCGCGCAGGCCGTGGCGCAGGGTCAGACGTTCTCCATCGCTTCGGGCGATGCGGGCGTGTACCAGTGGTCCAGCGATCCGACCGAAGGTGCGCCGGGCTATGTGGCCAACTCGTCGGGCACGGTGGAAATCTCTCTGAGCCATTACTCGGTCAGCGAGCCGGCCAGTTCGCCGAACGTGGTGGCGGTGGGCGGCACCACGCTCAGCACCAGCGGCACCACTTGGGCGGGGAAACGGTGTGGAACGAAGGCCTTGCGGCTGTCGATTCCACCAATGGGGACAACAACGAGCGCCTGTGGGCCACCGGCGGCGGCGTGA
- a CDS encoding PKD domain-containing protein — translation MWNEGLAAVDSTNGDNNERLWATGGGVSLFESAPAWQTTALGSSVTMRQVPDLAFDAAQSTGANIVIQGQTYQIGGTSLASPIFVGIWARILSANNNTLGLPTQNMYAHFPSDASPLHDVTSGNNGYNGYGYTAKAGFDNTTGWGSLDIAKFSSYVTQYWGGTTGGGGTGGTPTANFSVVTSGLTANFTDSSTDSGGSITGYSWTFGDNGTATTASPSHTYAAAGTYNVTETVTDGASGKTSSKTSSVTVSGGSTPSQIIVNPGFETGTASPWSMSSGTLCSNSTCSGETAHSGTWFAWLDGYGSTHTDTVSQKVAIPSGKTSAKLTFYLHVDTAETSTTTAYDKLSVQVLNSSGTVLKTLATYSNLNAASGYSQASFDLSAYIGQTVTLKFTGSEDASLQTSFVLDDVNLTVQ, via the coding sequence GTGTGGAACGAAGGCCTTGCGGCTGTCGATTCCACCAATGGGGACAACAACGAGCGCCTGTGGGCCACCGGCGGCGGCGTGAGCCTGTTCGAGTCGGCGCCGGCCTGGCAGACCACGGCACTGGGTTCCTCGGTGACCATGCGTCAGGTGCCCGACCTTGCATTCGACGCCGCGCAGTCGACCGGTGCGAACATCGTGATTCAAGGGCAGACCTACCAGATCGGCGGCACCAGCCTGGCCTCGCCGATCTTCGTCGGCATCTGGGCGCGCATTCTCTCGGCCAACAACAACACGTTGGGCCTGCCGACGCAGAACATGTACGCGCACTTCCCGAGCGACGCCTCGCCGCTGCATGACGTCACCTCGGGCAACAACGGCTACAACGGTTACGGCTACACGGCCAAGGCGGGCTTCGACAACACCACTGGCTGGGGTTCGCTCGACATCGCGAAGTTCAGCAGCTACGTGACGCAGTACTGGGGCGGCACGACGGGTGGCGGTGGCACGGGTGGCACGCCGACGGCTAACTTCAGCGTTGTCACCAGCGGTCTGACTGCCAACTTCACCGACAGCTCGACGGATTCGGGTGGCAGCATCACCGGTTATTCGTGGACCTTCGGCGACAACGGCACCGCGACAACGGCCAGCCCGAGCCACACCTATGCAGCGGCCGGCACGTACAACGTGACCGAAACGGTGACGGACGGCGCAAGCGGCAAGACCTCGAGCAAGACCTCATCCGTCACGGTGTCGGGTGGTAGCACGCCCTCGCAGATCATTGTGAACCCGGGCTTCGAGACTGGCACCGCCAGCCCGTGGTCGATGAGCTCCGGCACGCTGTGCAGCAACAGCACCTGCAGTGGCGAGACGGCGCACAGCGGCACCTGGTTCGCATGGCTGGACGGCTATGGCAGCACGCACACCGATACGGTGTCGCAGAAGGTGGCCATTCCCAGCGGCAAGACCTCGGCCAAGCTGACCTTCTACCTGCACGTCGATACTGCCGAGACCAGCACCACCACGGCGTACGACAAGCTGAGCGTGCAGGTGCTCAACAGCAGCGGCACTGTGCTGAAGACGCTGGCGACGTACTCGAACCTCAACGCGGCCTCGGGCTACTCGCAGGCCAGCTTCGACCTGAGCGCGTATATCGGCCAGACCGTGACGCTGAAGTTCACGGGTTCCGAGGATGCCTCGTTGCAGACCTCGTTCGTGCTCGACGACGTCAACCTGACCGTGCAGTAA
- a CDS encoding asparaginase domain-containing protein, with amino-acid sequence MQHLTIVTTGGTIDKIYFDDKSDYKIGSPQIGDILSQLGVAFQFDVIPILRKDSLHMNDEDRTLVRSTIEAQPHRHVLVTHGTDTMVETARELANIKGKVIVLTGALNPARFQGSDAVFNIGCAVAAVQTLPDGVYITMNGRVWDPSKVRKNRDANRFEESNG; translated from the coding sequence ATGCAGCATCTGACCATCGTCACCACCGGCGGCACCATCGACAAGATCTACTTCGACGACAAGTCGGACTACAAGATCGGCTCGCCCCAGATCGGCGACATCCTCAGCCAGCTCGGCGTGGCCTTCCAGTTCGACGTGATCCCGATCCTGCGCAAGGACAGCCTGCACATGAACGATGAGGATCGCACCCTGGTGCGCTCCACCATCGAGGCGCAGCCGCATCGCCATGTGCTGGTAACCCACGGCACCGACACCATGGTGGAGACCGCGCGCGAACTGGCCAACATCAAGGGCAAGGTGATCGTGCTCACCGGCGCGCTGAACCCCGCGCGCTTCCAGGGCTCGGACGCCGTGTTCAACATTGGCTGCGCCGTTGCCGCCGTGCAGACGCTGCCGGATGGCGTCTACATCACCATGAACGGCCGCGTGTGGGATCCGTCCAAGGTGCGCAAGAACCGCGATGCCAACCGCTTTGAGGAAAGCAACGGCTGA
- a CDS encoding acyl-CoA dehydrogenase family protein, producing the protein MGFLQDPPQLAHPYREDPLLRAMLRRALPPARLATIEPDLRALGDYAVMEWLRASRSARRKPVLTQWDAWGNRVDRIELTDAWLEGPHITTQHAVLAAGHEVHEHARLEEFARVYLYHVASEFYSCPLAMTDGAATALKASGNKALIERALPHLLSRDASTFWLSGQWMTENAGGSDVGNTETVARLDASGQWRLYGRKWFSSAVVGEMALGLARPEGAGPGPSALALFYVETMDGEHRKPELIIDRLKDKLGTHELPTAEIHLDGLPAWPLGELSNGVRQVAPMLNVTRTWNAVGATASMARALSLARDYASRRQAFGKRLIDQPLHAQTLADMQAEFEGAFALTFEVAHLLGRVEHGAAQPHEAALLRLLTPLAKLWTGKMAVKLCSEALECFGGAGYIEDTGLPQLLRDAQVYAIWEGTTNVLSLDSLRALAGDNIGALCIAIEGWLADSIDAQARQAIHRALHDAVAFLQAHAGQRDTMEAGARGLALTLARTTAAALLARHDTWSAPHGHARTGAALRRFVSHGLSRLSAADATDTALLLGPH; encoded by the coding sequence ATGGGATTTCTGCAAGATCCGCCGCAGCTCGCTCATCCGTATCGTGAAGATCCCCTGCTGCGCGCCATGCTTCGCCGCGCGCTGCCGCCGGCGCGACTCGCCACCATCGAGCCTGATCTGCGGGCCTTGGGCGACTACGCCGTCATGGAATGGCTGCGCGCGAGCCGAAGCGCGCGCCGTAAGCCTGTGCTCACGCAATGGGATGCATGGGGCAACCGCGTCGATCGCATCGAACTCACCGACGCATGGCTGGAAGGCCCGCACATCACCACGCAACACGCCGTGCTCGCGGCCGGCCATGAGGTGCACGAGCACGCGCGACTGGAAGAATTCGCACGCGTTTATCTCTATCACGTGGCCAGCGAGTTCTACAGCTGTCCGCTCGCCATGACGGACGGCGCCGCGACGGCGCTCAAAGCATCAGGCAATAAAGCGCTGATCGAACGCGCGCTGCCACACCTGCTGAGTCGCGATGCGTCCACGTTCTGGCTGAGCGGCCAATGGATGACAGAGAACGCTGGCGGCTCGGATGTCGGCAACACGGAAACCGTTGCGCGACTGGACGCCTCCGGCCAGTGGCGCCTCTACGGCCGCAAGTGGTTCAGCTCGGCCGTGGTCGGCGAAATGGCGCTCGGGCTTGCGCGCCCGGAGGGCGCTGGGCCCGGCCCCAGCGCGCTGGCGCTGTTCTACGTAGAGACGATGGATGGCGAGCACCGCAAGCCTGAGCTGATCATCGACCGGCTGAAGGACAAGCTCGGCACGCACGAACTGCCCACGGCGGAAATCCATCTGGACGGCTTGCCGGCGTGGCCGCTCGGCGAGCTGTCGAACGGCGTGCGCCAAGTCGCGCCGATGCTCAACGTCACGCGCACGTGGAACGCCGTCGGCGCCACCGCCAGCATGGCGCGCGCGCTGTCGCTGGCGCGCGACTACGCCAGCCGCCGCCAGGCCTTTGGCAAGCGCCTGATCGACCAGCCGCTGCACGCGCAGACGCTGGCCGACATGCAGGCGGAGTTCGAAGGTGCCTTCGCCCTCACCTTCGAAGTGGCGCACCTGCTCGGGCGCGTGGAGCACGGCGCCGCACAACCGCACGAAGCCGCCTTGCTTCGCCTGCTGACGCCGCTGGCGAAGCTGTGGACCGGCAAGATGGCCGTGAAGCTGTGCTCAGAGGCGCTGGAATGTTTCGGTGGCGCCGGCTACATCGAGGACACCGGCCTGCCCCAGTTGCTGCGCGATGCGCAGGTCTATGCGATCTGGGAAGGCACGACCAATGTGCTCTCGCTCGACAGCCTGCGCGCACTGGCCGGCGACAACATCGGCGCCCTGTGCATCGCCATCGAGGGCTGGCTGGCCGACAGTATCGATGCGCAGGCACGTCAGGCCATCCATCGTGCGCTGCACGATGCTGTCGCCTTTCTGCAGGCCCACGCCGGTCAGCGCGATACCATGGAGGCCGGTGCCCGAGGGCTGGCTCTCACCCTCGCCCGCACCACGGCCGCAGCCCTTCTGGCGCGGCACGACACCTGGTCGGCGCCGCACGGCCATGCCCGCACTGGTGCGGCGCTGCGACGCTTCGTGTCGCACGGCCTATCGCGCCTGTCGGCCGCCGATGCCACCGATACGGCGCTGCTGCTGGGGCCGCATTGA
- a CDS encoding aldo/keto reductase, whose product MQYRQLGATGPRVSALGLGCMGMSGMYGPSDRAESIATIHAALDAGIDLLDTGDFYGMGHNEMLIGEALKQVPRDKTLISVKFGALRGPAGDWVGYDARPAAVKNFLSYTLQRLGVEYIDVYRPARLDPNVPIEDTIGAIADLVKAGYVRHIGLSEVGSETIRRAAAVHPIADLQIEYSLISRGIEDSILQTCRELGIGITAYGVLSRGLISGHWDKSKTGAGDFRTHSPRFQGDNIDHNLTLVEALRQIAAEKNVSVAQLAIAWVAAQGKDIVPLVGARRRDRLHEALGSLDVTLTADDLATIEAAVPKNAAAGARYAAAQMAHLDSERTHAH is encoded by the coding sequence ATGCAATACCGTCAGCTTGGCGCCACCGGCCCCCGCGTTTCCGCTCTCGGCCTCGGCTGCATGGGCATGTCAGGCATGTATGGCCCGTCGGATCGCGCCGAAAGCATCGCCACCATCCATGCCGCGCTCGATGCTGGCATCGACCTGCTCGACACCGGTGACTTCTACGGCATGGGCCACAACGAGATGCTCATCGGCGAGGCGCTGAAACAGGTGCCGCGCGACAAGACGCTCATCAGTGTGAAGTTCGGCGCGCTGCGCGGCCCGGCCGGCGACTGGGTGGGCTACGACGCCCGTCCCGCCGCAGTGAAGAACTTCCTCTCGTACACGCTGCAACGCCTCGGCGTGGAATACATCGACGTCTATCGCCCTGCCCGCCTCGACCCCAATGTCCCGATCGAAGACACCATCGGCGCAATCGCCGATCTGGTGAAAGCCGGTTACGTGCGGCACATCGGCTTGTCCGAAGTGGGTTCGGAAACCATCCGACGCGCGGCAGCCGTGCATCCCATCGCCGACCTGCAGATCGAGTACTCGCTGATCTCGCGCGGCATCGAGGACAGCATCCTGCAGACCTGCCGCGAACTGGGCATAGGCATCACCGCATACGGCGTGCTGTCGCGCGGGCTGATCAGCGGCCACTGGGACAAGAGCAAAACGGGCGCCGGTGATTTCCGCACGCACAGCCCGCGCTTCCAGGGCGACAACATCGATCACAACCTCACGCTGGTCGAAGCACTACGCCAGATCGCCGCAGAGAAGAACGTGTCCGTCGCCCAGCTCGCCATCGCCTGGGTCGCGGCCCAGGGCAAGGACATCGTGCCGCTAGTTGGCGCACGCCGCCGCGACCGCCTGCATGAAGCGCTGGGTTCGCTCGACGTAACGCTGACGGCCGATGACCTCGCCACCATCGAAGCTGCCGTGCCGAAGAACGCCGCCGCTGGCGCGCGCTACGCGGCCGCACAGATGGCGCACCTGGACAGCGAGCGCACGCACGCCCATTGA
- a CDS encoding LysR family transcriptional regulator — protein sequence MEAFLAVARARGFRGAALQGSVSASALSAALRRLEARLGVRLLNRTTRSVTPTEAGQRLLDRLAPLVGEIGSALDSINAYRDSPTGTLRLNVPSIMARDILPSIAARFLLAHPGITLDVVTDDAFVDMLAAGCDAGIRYEERVERDMIAMPIGPRVQRFVAAASPAYLERRGRPERPQDLVNHACIRHRFPSGGVAVWEFERRGKTVRIRPDGPLLASTVEMELEAAVAGLGIIHTFEEFLQPALATGALVPVLEDWCQSFSGPLLYYPSRTRMPAPLRAFVDFIKDEGAQRGDGEVRRTK from the coding sequence ATCGAAGCGTTCCTGGCGGTGGCGCGTGCCCGTGGTTTTCGCGGCGCTGCGTTGCAGGGGAGTGTTTCGGCTTCCGCACTGAGTGCGGCCTTGCGGCGGCTCGAAGCGCGCCTGGGTGTACGCCTGCTCAACCGCACCACGCGCAGCGTCACGCCGACGGAGGCCGGCCAGCGGCTGCTCGATCGGCTTGCACCGCTGGTCGGTGAGATAGGCAGTGCGTTGGACAGCATCAATGCTTACCGCGACAGCCCGACAGGCACGTTGCGCCTCAACGTGCCTTCCATCATGGCGCGCGACATCCTTCCTTCCATCGCGGCGCGTTTTCTCTTGGCGCATCCGGGCATCACGCTGGATGTGGTCACCGATGATGCCTTTGTCGACATGCTCGCGGCGGGCTGCGATGCCGGCATCCGTTACGAAGAGCGCGTGGAGCGGGACATGATCGCCATGCCCATCGGGCCGCGCGTGCAGCGTTTTGTGGCAGCCGCATCGCCCGCGTACCTCGAGCGCCGCGGACGTCCCGAGCGGCCGCAGGATCTGGTGAATCACGCGTGCATCCGGCATCGCTTCCCCAGTGGCGGTGTTGCGGTGTGGGAGTTCGAACGCAGGGGCAAAACGGTGCGCATCCGACCGGATGGTCCGCTGCTGGCCTCCACCGTCGAGATGGAATTGGAGGCCGCCGTGGCGGGCCTCGGCATCATCCATACCTTCGAGGAATTCCTGCAGCCGGCACTGGCGACCGGTGCGCTGGTGCCGGTGCTGGAAGACTGGTGCCAAAGCTTCAGTGGACCGCTGCTCTACTACCCAAGCCGAACCCGTATGCCGGCGCCGCTGCGCGCCTTCGTCGATTTCATTAAGGACGAAGGCGCGCAGCGAGGGGACGGTGAAGTGCGCCGGACAAAGTGA
- a CDS encoding class I SAM-dependent methyltransferase: MKRVCLLALSSLLAVTAATAAPPTHPLPSFVGLAIADKNRPADDRALDDQRHPAAVLGFTGIKPGDVVVDLMPGKGYYTRLFSRMVGPKGKVYALQPSEMDRKAPKGLESVRSFAGTEAYPNVTVLVEPDSALKLPEPVDVIWTSQNYHDLHDPFMGKPDMATLDKQLFDALKPGGTLIVLDHAAAAGTGISKTDDLHRIDPAAVKSELTAAGFQFDGESDALLNPADDHTKPIFDASLKGHTDRFIYKFHKP, translated from the coding sequence ATGAAACGCGTTTGCCTGCTTGCGCTCTCCAGCCTGCTTGCCGTCACCGCCGCGACGGCCGCCCCGCCCACGCACCCACTACCCAGCTTCGTCGGGCTCGCCATTGCCGACAAGAACCGTCCCGCCGACGATCGCGCACTCGATGACCAGCGCCATCCCGCTGCCGTGCTTGGCTTCACCGGCATCAAACCTGGCGACGTCGTGGTCGATCTGATGCCGGGCAAGGGCTATTACACACGCCTGTTCAGTCGCATGGTCGGCCCCAAGGGCAAGGTCTATGCGTTACAGCCCTCGGAGATGGACAGGAAGGCGCCAAAAGGATTGGAAAGCGTGCGCAGTTTTGCGGGAACAGAGGCGTATCCCAACGTCACCGTGCTCGTCGAGCCGGACAGTGCACTGAAACTGCCTGAACCGGTGGACGTCATCTGGACCTCGCAGAACTACCACGACTTGCACGATCCCTTTATGGGCAAGCCGGACATGGCGACGCTCGACAAGCAGTTGTTCGATGCACTCAAGCCCGGCGGTACGCTGATCGTGCTCGACCATGCTGCGGCAGCAGGCACGGGCATTTCGAAAACGGATGACCTGCATCGCATCGACCCCGCGGCGGTAAAGAGCGAACTCACCGCCGCAGGCTTTCAGTTCGACGGCGAAAGCGACGCACTGCTCAATCCTGCCGACGACCATACCAAGCCGATTTTCGACGCATCCCTCAAGGGACACACCGATCGCTTCATCTACAAGTTCCACAAACCCTGA
- a CDS encoding transporter, whose amino-acid sequence MKRHLPTPLIEPRLFVLWLALLLCLPGACQRAYAQDESSAELPQTRDNAWWTGPMMANSAETLPPGHLLAEPYLYDVASRGSDSFGSRTYLNYGVADRFTMGVIPVFGYNRVSNASNSSGVQVGDITVQAQYRLRQFHEGSWLPTVAIQIQETFPTGAYDRLGNRPANGLGSGVYTTTIGLNTQTYLWMPNGRILRIRFNVSASFSSNTDVQGVSVYGTDANFRGNARPGDNVSADASLEYSLTRRWVLALDLLYNHNNSTRVNGQEYANSDPFPPDVTPGAKSNRYIGFAPAVEYSWTPNIGLLLGVRVIPSGNRTSSSITPAIALNYVH is encoded by the coding sequence ATGAAGCGACACCTACCCACACCGCTGATCGAACCACGCCTTTTCGTGCTGTGGCTGGCACTGCTGCTGTGCCTGCCGGGTGCTTGCCAACGAGCGTACGCCCAGGACGAATCCTCGGCCGAACTGCCGCAGACCCGCGACAACGCCTGGTGGACCGGCCCCATGATGGCCAACTCGGCCGAGACGCTGCCGCCGGGCCACTTGCTCGCCGAGCCCTACCTCTACGACGTCGCCAGCCGTGGTTCCGACAGCTTCGGCTCACGCACCTACCTCAACTACGGCGTCGCCGATCGCTTCACCATGGGTGTGATTCCGGTGTTCGGCTACAACCGTGTCAGCAACGCCTCGAACAGCAGCGGCGTGCAAGTGGGCGACATCACCGTGCAGGCGCAATATCGCCTGCGGCAATTTCACGAAGGCAGCTGGCTGCCAACCGTCGCCATCCAGATCCAGGAAACCTTCCCGACCGGCGCATACGATCGCCTTGGCAATCGACCCGCCAATGGCCTGGGTAGCGGCGTCTACACAACGACCATCGGCCTCAACACGCAGACTTACCTGTGGATGCCGAACGGTCGCATCCTGCGTATCCGCTTCAACGTGTCGGCGTCGTTTTCATCGAACACAGACGTGCAAGGCGTAAGCGTCTACGGAACCGACGCAAACTTTCGCGGCAACGCTCGCCCGGGTGACAACGTTTCCGCTGACGCATCACTGGAATACAGCCTCACGCGCCGCTGGGTACTGGCGCTGGACCTGCTCTACAACCACAACAACAGCACGCGAGTGAACGGGCAAGAATATGCGAACAGCGATCCGTTCCCGCCGGATGTGACTCCAGGCGCCAAGTCGAATCGTTACATCGGCTTCGCGCCCGCCGTGGAATACAGTTGGACGCCAAACATCGGCCTGCTGCTGGGCGTGCGCGTCATTCCCTCGGGCAATCGCACGTCTTCGTCCATCACACCAGCCATTGCCCTCAACTACGTGCACTGA